From the genome of Candidatus Binatia bacterium:
TGCAGCGTGATGCGGGCGCCCTCGCGCACGTCGGCGTAGAGGGCGCGATAGGCATCGCGCGCCCTCTGGGGCGGGCGCGGCACCGCCGGCACCGCGGCGAGCGTCTCGCCCGCCGCGCCCGTCGCGGCGTGCCGCTCTCCCGCGGCCACCGCCACCCGCGGCGGGACCCGGATCCAGAGGAGCGCGGCCACCGAGACGAAATAGGTGAGCGCGTCGAGCGCGAATCCCACTCTCCAGCCGAAGCGGGCGATGGCGACGCCTCCCGCGAGCGATCCCGCGATCGTCGCGCCGACGCCCGCCAGCGTGACGAGCGAGTTCGCCTCGACCAGGCGGTCCTCGGGGACCATCTCGGGCAGGATCGCCGAGCGTGCCGGGAGGAAGAAGGAGTTGGCGACATAGAGCGCGAAGACGAGCCCGAAGGCTCCGGTCAGGCCGGCGCGGGGCACCACGACGAGGAAGAGGAGCGCGACGATGCCGCGCGCCGCGTCGGAGAGGACCAGGACGCGCTTCCGGTCCCACGTGTCGACGAGCGCCCCGATCCAGGGGCCGAAGAGGATCGTCGGAAGGAAGGAGACGACCGGGATCCAGGAGAGCTCGGCGGCGGGGTTTGCGGGGGTGCGCGCGTGCTCGATGACGACCGCGAGCAGGGCGAGGTAGGTGAACCGGTCGCCGAAGACCGAGACGACCTGGCCGATCCAGAGGGCCCGGAAGCTCGTGTCGCGGAAGAGCCGGAGCGATGCCGCTCCTCCCATCAGACCGCGGCCGGCGTCTCCGGCGCCTCGGCCGCCGCCCGCTCCGGCGGCGCCGCGCCGCGGGCGCCCAGCACCGAGGCGTAGATCCGCTCCAGATCGCGCGCCACCCGGTCCCAGCCGTAGCGCGCCGCGGTGCGCACCCCGGCGGCTCCCATCCGCGCGCGCCGCGCAGGGTCCTCGATCAGGCTCCCGAGCGCGGCCGCAAGCGCCTCGG
Proteins encoded in this window:
- a CDS encoding MFS transporter yields the protein MGGAASLRLFRDTSFRALWIGQVVSVFGDRFTYLALLAVVIEHARTPANPAAELSWIPVVSFLPTILFGPWIGALVDTWDRKRVLVLSDAARGIVALLFLVVVPRAGLTGAFGLVFALYVANSFFLPARSAILPEMVPEDRLVEANSLVTLAGVGATIAGSLAGGVAIARFGWRVGFALDALTYFVSVAALLWIRVPPRVAVAAGERHAATGAAGETLAAVPAVPRPPQRARDAYRALYADVREGARITLHSPRALGVIAATGLLWVAGGALHVAAPILLASRGRGIVAGVGALLAATATGMVAGSLALAARGGGGSPWGRTAAGLAGTGAALLLFARSHRTGADLALGFGAGAFVALLLVTTEAALQGAIGPVARARVFALRDFTARLLVLASAGLCGVLLGRGVVRAEWAVAGAGALLIAGALTLAFTARTRDRGKGARARDRGKEAPA